The Stratiformator vulcanicus genome has a segment encoding these proteins:
- a CDS encoding HEAT repeat domain-containing protein, with protein MKRSPASIHKRRGGDDLDFVEPFFLISCGDINSMFSLFGPSQPIRTREKVWLELGVGFLLSEFGRSLLDPERMIDDIPDMNDRMYSGTPDEVQQVFRTVCERMEAPQERISLAGLDGQDADEALGTYERGDESDTIRLSETAQEDYLTCVATLAHEIGHVRLLSEDRLFVDDPNHEQLTDLFAAMAGFGVYIANSTLTDDSGYAQGWSWWNIQKSGYLSSREVGYGLAVAVHFYGGFRPAWADHLRLDAQVPFDGGLKYLSRYHDQIGSLYGESYIQPADWTTSRIMEHGRAKTAGPRYAAVWAIKEGSHDPTQFESLLERLVLSDRDSDVRANACEAVAQIDLDISVQCEILSRALRDPDIEVRATAAKSFGDLQSPPAEYVRELEMLLRDEKPVRYAAGYGLKAFGESARSSLPQLTKLLTRALINCDDNETDFMLKAIAAIVPDGDEYFRQAFAHEGEFLKRIMSFLNPTAEEAEFTFDA; from the coding sequence ATGAAACGCTCGCCGGCATCGATCCATAAGCGTCGCGGTGGCGACGATCTCGATTTCGTAGAACCTTTCTTTTTAATTTCCTGCGGAGACATTAATTCAATGTTTTCACTCTTCGGTCCTTCCCAGCCGATTCGGACCCGTGAGAAAGTCTGGTTGGAACTTGGGGTCGGGTTTCTCTTAAGCGAGTTCGGCCGCTCGCTACTCGATCCAGAGCGGATGATCGACGACATCCCGGACATGAACGACCGGATGTATTCGGGAACGCCGGATGAAGTTCAACAGGTGTTCCGAACGGTTTGTGAGAGGATGGAGGCCCCGCAGGAACGGATTTCGCTTGCCGGACTCGACGGACAGGATGCCGACGAAGCGCTCGGAACTTATGAACGTGGTGACGAGTCTGACACGATACGACTCAGCGAAACCGCGCAGGAGGACTACTTAACCTGCGTTGCGACTTTGGCTCATGAAATCGGGCACGTGCGCCTTTTGAGTGAGGACCGCCTCTTCGTCGATGACCCGAACCACGAGCAACTTACTGACCTGTTCGCAGCCATGGCCGGTTTCGGCGTCTATATTGCCAACAGCACGTTGACAGACGACTCCGGATATGCCCAGGGTTGGAGTTGGTGGAATATTCAGAAGAGCGGCTATCTCTCTTCGCGAGAAGTCGGATACGGTCTGGCGGTGGCGGTCCATTTCTATGGCGGCTTTAGGCCGGCATGGGCCGATCATCTCAGACTCGACGCCCAGGTCCCGTTCGATGGCGGATTAAAATATCTGAGTCGCTATCATGACCAGATCGGCTCACTTTATGGCGAGTCTTATATCCAGCCCGCCGACTGGACGACCTCCCGCATTATGGAGCACGGCCGAGCGAAAACTGCGGGTCCGCGCTATGCAGCCGTCTGGGCGATTAAAGAGGGCAGCCACGACCCGACACAATTCGAATCGTTATTGGAACGGCTCGTACTTAGTGATCGGGACAGCGATGTTCGAGCCAATGCCTGCGAAGCCGTTGCTCAGATCGATCTCGACATTTCCGTCCAGTGTGAAATTCTAAGTCGAGCTCTCCGCGACCCAGACATCGAGGTACGAGCGACGGCCGCGAAGAGCTTTGGCGATCTTCAGTCACCACCAGCCGAATACGTCCGAGAACTCGAAATGTTGCTGCGAGACGAGAAGCCGGTGCGATACGCCGCGGGCTACGGATTGAAAGCCTTTGGAGAATCGGCTCGCTCGTCCCTGCCTCAACTGACCAAGCTGTTGACTCGCGCTCTTATTAATTGCGACGACAACGAAACCGACTTCATGCTCAAGGCGATCGCGGCGATCGTCCCCGATGGCGACGAGTATTTTCGCCAAGCGTTCGCTCACGAAGGCGAATTCTTAAAGCGAATTATGTCGTTCTTAAACCCGACGGCTGAGGAGGCCGAGTTTACATTTGACGCTTGA
- the rlmN gene encoding 23S rRNA (adenine(2503)-C(2))-methyltransferase RlmN, with protein sequence MSSADDMSNNHQSKSCQSSNDQSDADASMSPRQHLLELSREELRSRFEQASIRRHRVGQLRRWVFAGRARGFEEMTDLPVELREQLGRDYQLFESEIVDHRIASDRTEKLLLKLRDGHLIETVVMREPRRTTVCISSQVGCAMGCVFCASGLLGVKRNLTRGEILEQVLRADRLLDDDERLTNLVVMGVGEPLANLKNLVPALEELNASDGLAIGARRITVSTVGLPEKIIELSHVGPSWNLAVSLHAPNDELRSQLVPVNKSTGIDAILAAADKFFENTGRRITYEYVLLGGVNDGVEHARELSALLSGRVAHVNLIPMNGVSELPFAAPSDPQTDRFVGILREAGVVVTVRKRKGADIDAACGQLRLNRETDSQLPVLN encoded by the coding sequence GTGAGTTCTGCCGACGACATGTCGAACAACCACCAATCGAAGAGCTGCCAATCGAGCAACGACCAGTCAGATGCCGATGCCTCGATGAGCCCGCGCCAGCACCTCCTTGAGTTGTCACGCGAAGAGCTTCGAAGCAGGTTCGAACAAGCGTCGATCCGTCGGCATCGCGTCGGGCAATTGCGGCGTTGGGTCTTTGCCGGTCGTGCGCGCGGTTTCGAAGAAATGACCGACCTGCCGGTCGAACTTCGCGAGCAATTGGGGCGTGACTATCAACTGTTCGAGTCGGAGATCGTCGACCATCGGATCGCTTCGGACCGCACCGAAAAACTCTTGCTGAAACTGCGTGACGGCCATCTCATTGAGACGGTCGTGATGCGAGAACCCCGCCGGACGACGGTCTGTATCAGTTCGCAAGTCGGCTGCGCGATGGGTTGCGTGTTCTGCGCCAGCGGCCTGTTGGGCGTCAAACGAAACCTGACCCGCGGAGAGATATTGGAGCAGGTACTGCGCGCTGATCGATTGCTGGATGACGATGAGCGGCTGACCAACCTCGTCGTGATGGGCGTCGGGGAGCCGTTGGCGAATTTGAAGAACCTCGTCCCGGCACTCGAAGAACTCAATGCTTCGGACGGACTCGCGATCGGAGCACGGCGTATCACCGTTTCCACCGTCGGGTTACCCGAGAAGATCATTGAACTTTCACACGTGGGCCCGTCTTGGAATCTGGCGGTTTCGCTGCACGCCCCGAACGATGAACTTCGCTCACAATTGGTGCCCGTCAACAAGTCGACCGGGATTGACGCGATCCTCGCCGCGGCAGACAAATTTTTCGAGAATACCGGACGACGAATCACCTACGAGTACGTGTTGCTCGGCGGAGTGAATGACGGCGTGGAACATGCCCGCGAATTGTCGGCACTTCTGAGTGGGCGGGTCGCCCACGTCAACCTGATTCCGATGAACGGCGTATCGGAGTTGCCGTTCGCGGCCCCGTCGGACCCGCAGACCGACCGCTTTGTCGGCATTCTTCGCGAGGCCGGGGTCGTTGTAACGGTGCGAAAACGCAAGGGGGCCGATATCGATGCGGCCTGCGGTCAACTGCGGCTCAACCGCGAGACCGATTCGCAATTGCCCGTTTTGAACTGA
- the glyA gene encoding serine hydroxymethyltransferase — translation MSTALNLDQSTSPIEAADPAVFAAISEEQRRQVEGLELIASENYTSEAILAAAGTVLTNKYAEGYPGRRYYGGCEHVDVIENLARDRAKELFTAEHANVQPHAGSQANMAVFMTALEPGDTFLAMDLAHGGHLTHGMRLNISGKYFNAVHYGVREDDQRIDFDQVARLAREHKPKLIIAGASAYPREIDHPKFAEIASEVGAKLMVDMAHYSGLVAARVHNNPAEVADFVTSTSHKTLRGPRSGFVLCRSEYQKDIDRNVFPGLQGGPLMHVVAAKAICFQEALQPSFRTYVEQVVANAQALAATLTAGGLKLTSGGTDNHLMLCDVTGFGFGGKVAEEALDRAGITCNKNMIPYDTRKPMDPSGVRFGSAALTTRGMKEAEMQQVGGWILDVLRNVDNEDAVARICEAIRELTADFPVPGIR, via the coding sequence ATGTCCACCGCATTGAATCTCGACCAGTCCACCAGCCCGATCGAAGCCGCCGATCCTGCAGTTTTCGCAGCGATTTCAGAGGAACAACGCCGACAGGTCGAAGGGTTGGAACTGATCGCCTCCGAGAATTACACAAGTGAGGCGATCCTGGCTGCCGCCGGTACGGTCCTTACCAATAAGTACGCCGAGGGATACCCCGGTCGCCGTTACTACGGCGGCTGCGAACACGTCGACGTCATCGAGAACCTTGCACGCGATCGCGCGAAAGAATTGTTCACAGCCGAGCATGCGAACGTGCAGCCGCACGCCGGCTCGCAGGCCAACATGGCCGTCTTCATGACAGCCTTGGAGCCGGGCGATACGTTTTTGGCGATGGATTTGGCTCACGGCGGGCATCTCACGCACGGCATGAGACTGAATATTTCGGGCAAATACTTCAACGCCGTACACTACGGTGTCCGCGAGGATGACCAGCGCATCGACTTTGACCAGGTCGCCCGACTCGCCCGCGAGCACAAGCCGAAATTGATTATTGCCGGTGCGAGCGCTTATCCCCGTGAAATTGATCATCCGAAATTCGCCGAGATCGCATCAGAGGTCGGTGCGAAGCTGATGGTCGACATGGCGCATTACTCGGGGCTGGTCGCCGCGAGAGTTCATAACAATCCCGCCGAGGTCGCCGATTTCGTGACGTCAACATCCCACAAGACACTCCGTGGCCCGCGTTCGGGATTCGTGCTGTGCCGATCGGAATATCAGAAAGACATCGATCGCAACGTCTTTCCCGGTCTTCAGGGCGGGCCGCTCATGCACGTCGTAGCGGCCAAGGCGATCTGTTTTCAGGAAGCCCTCCAACCGAGCTTCCGCACGTACGTCGAACAGGTCGTCGCCAACGCTCAGGCCCTTGCTGCGACACTCACCGCAGGCGGTCTGAAACTCACATCGGGCGGGACCGACAACCATCTGATGCTCTGCGACGTCACCGGCTTCGGCTTCGGCGGAAAAGTGGCCGAAGAGGCGCTCGATCGTGCCGGAATCACCTGCAATAAAAATATGATCCCTTACGACACGCGCAAACCGATGGACCCGAGCGGCGTCCGCTTCGGCTCCGCCGCGCTGACGACCCGTGGGATGAAAGAGGCGGAAATGCAACAGGTCGGCGGTTGGATCCTCGACGTGTTGCGAAATGTCGACAACGAAGATGCCGTCGCACGCATCTGCGAGGCGATTCGCGAGTTAACGGCCGACTTTCCGGTTCCGGGAATTCGATAA
- the sthA gene encoding Si-specific NAD(P)(+) transhydrogenase, with the protein MEIDHRYDVIVIGTGPGGEGAAMQAVKEGKDVAVVERYMRIGGGCTHWGTIPSKALRYAIFKLTEFNKNPLFRNVTGGLHITFPELRKGASSVIDQQVAMRRGFYDRNGVDVLSGHGRFLDTNTIEVLEENGIRKVCAADAFVIATGSRPFRHPEVDFNHPRVYDSDTILGLNSTPRSITIFGAGVIGCEYASMFRNLGCKVNLVNGRDKLLEFLDDEIIDALSYHLRDRGVIIRHRESLDHVEPLDDGVITHLKSGKKLKTDVLLWAAGRQGNTEDLGLENIDIEPNRRGQIEINEHMQTKHEHIYAVGDVIGVPSLASAAYVQGRFAMNHLISHEPDLSLLKDIPTGIYTSPEISSLGRTERELTEAGIPYEVGQSMFKSLARAQITNTTVGMLKILFHRDTLELLGIHCFGQNASEIIHIGQAIMSQEGSANSLEYFMNTTFNYPTMAEAYRVAALNGYNRLF; encoded by the coding sequence ATGGAAATTGATCATCGGTACGATGTGATCGTTATCGGAACCGGCCCCGGCGGCGAAGGGGCGGCGATGCAGGCCGTCAAAGAGGGCAAAGATGTTGCCGTCGTCGAGCGCTACATGCGGATCGGCGGGGGTTGTACCCACTGGGGCACGATTCCGAGCAAGGCGTTGCGGTATGCGATCTTCAAGCTGACCGAGTTCAACAAGAATCCACTATTCCGCAACGTCACGGGCGGGTTACACATTACGTTTCCAGAATTGCGCAAAGGAGCCTCCTCGGTCATCGACCAGCAGGTGGCGATGCGGCGGGGCTTTTACGATCGCAACGGCGTCGATGTCCTCAGCGGACACGGGCGATTCCTCGACACAAATACGATTGAAGTTCTCGAGGAAAACGGGATCCGCAAGGTCTGCGCCGCGGACGCTTTCGTGATTGCGACCGGTTCCCGTCCGTTCCGGCATCCGGAAGTCGACTTTAACCACCCTCGCGTCTACGACAGCGATACGATTTTGGGCCTGAACTCAACGCCCCGATCGATCACGATTTTCGGAGCCGGGGTCATCGGTTGCGAGTACGCGTCGATGTTTCGCAACCTGGGTTGCAAGGTGAACTTAGTTAACGGCCGCGACAAACTGCTCGAATTCCTTGATGACGAAATCATCGACGCACTCAGCTACCACCTCCGCGATCGCGGCGTGATTATTCGGCATCGCGAGTCGCTCGATCACGTCGAGCCGCTCGATGACGGGGTGATCACGCACCTGAAGTCGGGGAAAAAATTAAAGACCGATGTCCTGTTGTGGGCGGCGGGGCGACAGGGCAACACCGAAGACCTCGGCCTCGAAAACATCGACATCGAGCCCAATCGCCGCGGGCAGATTGAAATCAACGAGCACATGCAGACCAAGCACGAACACATTTACGCCGTCGGCGATGTGATCGGCGTGCCGTCGCTGGCCTCTGCGGCCTATGTGCAGGGCCGCTTCGCGATGAATCACCTCATCTCACACGAGCCTGACCTGTCGTTGCTCAAAGATATTCCGACCGGAATTTATACCAGTCCCGAGATCAGTTCCCTCGGCCGGACCGAACGCGAATTAACCGAGGCCGGGATCCCTTATGAAGTCGGGCAATCGATGTTTAAGAGTCTCGCCCGTGCTCAGATTACAAACACGACCGTGGGGATGCTGAAAATCCTGTTCCATCGGGATACGCTCGAACTACTCGGCATTCACTGTTTCGGACAGAACGCGTCAGAGATCATTCACATCGGCCAGGCAATCATGTCGCAGGAGGGCTCGGCAAATTCGCTCGAGTACTTCATGAATACGACGTTCAACTACCCGACAATGGCCGAGGCTTACCGCGTCGCGGCTCTTAATGGATACAACCGGCTGTTTTGA
- the groES gene encoding co-chaperone GroES, whose translation MPATATKTKIVPLGDRVVVKRAEAESTTAGGIVLPDSAKDKPQRGEVVAIGDGHVKSDGTKVALTVKEGDSVIFSSYAGDDITIGDEEYLLLRESDILATF comes from the coding sequence ATGCCTGCCACGGCAACCAAGACCAAGATTGTTCCCCTCGGCGACCGCGTTGTCGTGAAGCGAGCCGAAGCCGAATCGACCACCGCCGGCGGGATCGTCCTGCCCGACTCCGCCAAGGATAAGCCGCAGCGTGGCGAAGTCGTTGCGATCGGCGATGGTCACGTCAAGAGTGACGGCACCAAGGTCGCGCTGACTGTCAAAGAAGGCGACAGCGTCATCTTCAGCAGTTACGCCGGCGACGATATCACGATCGGCGACGAAGAATATCTGCTGCTCCGCGAGAGCGACATTCTCGCGACGTTCTGA
- a CDS encoding tetratricopeptide repeat protein produces the protein MSIETTTETPTEDTERLDVPNAPSCDEEFLSGERVTFTGVLASMTHSDASDLVEQHGGIATRHLSRQTTILVVGEEGWPLEDDGSPAVKFQMTQQWNQSGASIRVLRESEWLAALGLTERSHDVHRVYTPAQLSEMLGLSVALIRRWERIGLVQPVRRVHRLPYFDFHELTRLRRLNELLNSGVGRDELESSLRSLASCFPDVGRILDQVDLLAENSRLVYRDRGGLVESVSRQRLLDFDPSGSSDDSEQEGADEASAETIMFVPPDSAGGTNDPISSQQANRTAQDWFENGTALLEQDDVGGAIESLRLALMADRSRPEFHFSLADALYRHGLAEAALERYYATVEIDSEYIEAWTQIGCLHVETEHFEAALSAFRIAISIHPDYPDAQLHLAETLLAAGDIAKARRHWEQYLTLDTRGPWADLARQRLAETDSDPDEVDPHEDVSDEALPPR, from the coding sequence ATGTCGATTGAAACTACCACTGAAACTCCCACAGAAGACACCGAGCGGCTCGATGTGCCGAACGCACCATCGTGCGACGAGGAGTTCCTCAGCGGGGAACGTGTCACGTTCACCGGCGTTCTCGCGTCGATGACCCACAGTGACGCGTCTGATTTGGTCGAGCAGCATGGCGGGATCGCCACGCGTCACCTGAGCCGACAGACCACGATCCTGGTGGTCGGCGAAGAGGGTTGGCCGCTGGAGGACGACGGCAGCCCCGCTGTCAAATTTCAGATGACTCAGCAGTGGAATCAATCGGGGGCATCCATTCGCGTGCTCCGTGAATCGGAATGGCTGGCTGCTTTGGGACTGACCGAGCGTAGCCACGATGTGCATCGCGTTTACACGCCGGCCCAGTTGAGCGAAATGCTCGGACTTTCGGTCGCGCTCATTCGTCGTTGGGAGCGAATCGGCCTCGTGCAGCCGGTTCGCCGCGTTCACCGGCTACCCTATTTCGATTTCCACGAGTTGACGCGGCTCAGGCGGCTCAATGAGTTGCTCAACTCCGGAGTTGGACGTGACGAGTTGGAGTCGAGCCTGCGTTCTCTGGCGAGTTGTTTTCCGGACGTCGGCCGCATCCTCGATCAGGTTGACCTGCTCGCCGAGAATTCGAGGCTTGTCTACCGTGACCGCGGCGGGCTGGTGGAATCGGTCAGCCGCCAGAGGCTCCTCGATTTCGATCCTTCGGGGTCCTCCGACGACTCCGAACAGGAAGGCGCCGACGAAGCCTCCGCGGAGACGATCATGTTCGTCCCGCCCGACTCTGCGGGTGGAACCAACGATCCAATATCCTCGCAACAGGCCAATCGGACTGCCCAAGACTGGTTTGAGAACGGGACCGCGTTGCTGGAGCAGGACGACGTCGGTGGAGCGATCGAGTCGTTGCGGCTGGCCCTGATGGCCGACCGAAGCAGGCCCGAATTTCACTTTTCTCTGGCCGATGCACTTTATCGCCACGGCTTGGCCGAAGCAGCCTTGGAGCGGTATTACGCGACGGTCGAAATTGACTCAGAGTACATCGAGGCATGGACGCAAATCGGCTGCCTGCATGTTGAGACGGAGCATTTTGAAGCAGCGCTCTCCGCGTTTCGCATCGCGATATCGATCCACCCTGACTACCCGGATGCGCAACTTCATTTGGCCGAAACGCTCCTTGCGGCTGGAGACATCGCAAAGGCACGCAGGCACTGGGAGCAATACCTCACGCTCGACACCCGCGGCCCTTGGGCCGACTTGGCGCGGCAACGATTGGCCGAAACCGATTCTGATCCCGACGAAGTCGATCCGCACGAGGATGTGTCAGACGAAGCCTTACCGCCCCGCTGA
- the groL gene encoding chaperonin GroEL (60 kDa chaperone family; promotes refolding of misfolded polypeptides especially under stressful conditions; forms two stacked rings of heptamers to form a barrel-shaped 14mer; ends can be capped by GroES; misfolded proteins enter the barrel where they are refolded when GroES binds) yields MAKMIAFDQEAQEAMRRGISKLARAVKVTLGPKGRNVIIEKSFGSPTVTKDGVTVAKEIELGDKFEDMGARMVKEVASKTSDNAGDGTTTATVMAEAIYNEGLKAVVAGVSPIEMKRGMDKAVADIVDKLHSLATECKNKKAIAQVGTVAANGDSEIGRILSEAMEQVGKDGVITVEEGKSLHTDFEVVEGMQFDRGYLSPYFATDRQSMEAVLEDCYVLVHEKKISNIKDLVPILEKVVQSGKPLLIIAEDIEGEALATLVINNLRGTFKCVAVKAPGYGDRRKAMLQDIAIMVGGTAIFEDLGIKLDNLQLSDLGTSKKAIIAKDDTTIIEGGGKTSEIKSRIEQIRREIEGSSSDYDREKLEERVAKLAGGVAQVNVGAATESEMKEKKARVEDALHATRAAVEEGILPGGGVALLRASGEVKAPGKSTHDFGVGYNIIIRACRAPITQIANNAGEDGSVICERVLERTGNEGYNAATDKFEDLVKAGIIDPTKVTRTALQNAASVSTLLLTSDALIAEKPKDEKGKGGQGGMEDEEMY; encoded by the coding sequence ATGGCTAAGATGATCGCCTTCGACCAGGAGGCTCAGGAAGCAATGCGGCGCGGCATCAGCAAACTGGCCCGCGCCGTGAAAGTGACGCTCGGCCCCAAGGGCCGCAACGTCATCATCGAGAAGTCCTTCGGCTCACCGACCGTGACCAAGGATGGCGTCACCGTCGCCAAGGAAATCGAGCTTGGCGACAAATTCGAGGACATGGGCGCCCGGATGGTTAAAGAGGTCGCGAGCAAGACCTCTGACAACGCCGGCGACGGCACCACCACCGCGACTGTGATGGCCGAGGCGATTTACAACGAAGGCCTGAAGGCGGTCGTCGCCGGGGTCAGCCCAATCGAGATGAAGCGCGGCATGGACAAGGCCGTGGCTGACATCGTCGACAAGCTCCACAGCCTCGCAACGGAATGCAAGAATAAGAAGGCGATCGCCCAAGTCGGTACGGTCGCCGCCAATGGCGACAGTGAGATCGGCCGCATCCTCTCCGAAGCGATGGAGCAGGTCGGTAAAGACGGCGTGATCACCGTCGAAGAGGGCAAGAGCCTGCACACCGACTTCGAAGTCGTCGAAGGGATGCAGTTCGACCGCGGCTACCTGTCGCCCTACTTCGCGACCGACCGGCAGTCGATGGAAGCCGTTCTCGAAGACTGCTACGTGCTGGTCCACGAGAAGAAGATCTCAAATATTAAGGACCTCGTGCCGATCCTCGAGAAGGTCGTGCAAAGCGGTAAGCCGCTGCTCATCATTGCCGAAGACATTGAAGGTGAAGCCCTCGCGACACTCGTCATCAACAACCTCCGCGGCACATTCAAGTGCGTTGCCGTGAAAGCTCCGGGATACGGCGATCGCCGCAAGGCGATGCTGCAGGACATCGCCATCATGGTCGGCGGCACGGCCATCTTTGAAGACCTCGGCATTAAGCTCGACAATCTGCAACTCTCCGACCTTGGCACTTCCAAGAAGGCGATCATCGCCAAGGACGACACGACGATCATCGAAGGCGGCGGTAAGACATCGGAAATCAAGTCTCGCATCGAGCAGATTCGCCGCGAGATCGAAGGCAGCAGCAGCGATTACGATCGTGAAAAGCTTGAAGAACGTGTCGCGAAGCTCGCCGGCGGTGTCGCTCAGGTCAACGTCGGTGCGGCGACCGAGAGCGAAATGAAAGAGAAGAAAGCCCGCGTCGAAGACGCCCTGCACGCCACTCGTGCGGCGGTCGAAGAAGGCATTCTTCCCGGTGGCGGCGTTGCCCTGCTCCGTGCTTCCGGTGAAGTGAAAGCCCCCGGCAAGTCGACCCACGACTTCGGCGTCGGCTACAACATCATCATTCGCGCCTGCCGGGCACCAATTACGCAGATCGCCAACAACGCCGGCGAAGATGGCAGCGTGATCTGCGAACGGGTCCTCGAACGCACCGGCAACGAAGGTTACAACGCAGCCACCGATAAGTTCGAAGATCTGGTCAAAGCCGGTATCATCGACCCGACCAAGGTCACTCGCACCGCCCTGCAAAATGCGGCCAGCGTCAGCACTCTATTGCTGACCAGCGACGCCCTGATCGCCGAAAAGCCGAAAGACGAAAAAGGCAAAGGCGGCCAAGGCGGCATGGAAGACGAAGAGATGTATTAA
- a CDS encoding sulfatase, translating to MPHVRAQYLMGFAIAALWGTTALSAAERPNVLFIAVDDLRPEIGCYGAEVMQTPNLDRLAERSVIFTKAYCNVPVCGASRASLMTGLRPTPKRFRSYLTRADKDAPDVPTLAEHFRNNGYRTATLGKIFHHADDSPESWTHRWWPEVAERYALEKSRQIDKSKSARRSRGAAYESAEVADDFYKDGKIAIRAVEGLGEFSDKPEPFFFAVGFYKPHLPFVAPQKYWETYREADNSPQDYFVPKNAPKVAIHSFGELRAYAGIPLKGPVSSDMADKLVQGYRACVGYTDRNVGVLLDELDRLNLSENTIIVLWGDHGWNLGEHTLWCKHSCFETSMRVPLYFSAPMSEGVQSNTKSESIAEFVDIYPTLCDLAELPKPNHLQGTTLLPTLRDPDATVKDYAVGRYPRGETVTDGRYRFTSYRDKKGREIANMLYDHRTDPGENLNVAKRPENSEVVKQLRDVIDETLAGIDP from the coding sequence ATGCCACATGTGCGTGCCCAATATTTAATGGGATTCGCTATTGCCGCGCTATGGGGGACGACCGCCCTCAGTGCGGCGGAGCGGCCCAACGTGTTGTTCATCGCGGTCGACGATCTTCGTCCGGAGATCGGCTGCTACGGTGCGGAGGTGATGCAGACGCCGAACCTCGATCGCTTGGCGGAGCGATCAGTGATCTTCACCAAGGCGTATTGCAATGTTCCGGTGTGCGGGGCGAGCCGGGCTTCGTTGATGACCGGCCTGCGCCCGACGCCGAAGCGGTTTCGCTCCTACTTAACGCGTGCAGACAAAGACGCTCCCGATGTCCCGACACTTGCCGAGCACTTCCGTAACAACGGTTACCGTACGGCGACGCTCGGAAAGATTTTTCATCACGCCGACGACAGCCCTGAGAGTTGGACGCACCGATGGTGGCCGGAAGTGGCCGAGCGATATGCGTTAGAGAAGAGCCGGCAGATCGATAAGTCGAAATCTGCCAGGCGAAGCCGCGGCGCCGCTTATGAATCGGCGGAAGTGGCCGATGACTTTTATAAAGACGGCAAGATTGCCATTCGTGCCGTCGAAGGCCTCGGTGAGTTCAGCGACAAGCCGGAGCCGTTCTTTTTCGCGGTCGGCTTCTATAAACCGCACCTCCCATTCGTCGCGCCGCAGAAGTACTGGGAGACGTACCGCGAAGCTGACAATTCTCCGCAAGACTATTTCGTTCCCAAGAACGCTCCGAAGGTCGCTATCCATAGTTTCGGTGAATTAAGAGCCTATGCGGGTATCCCGCTGAAAGGTCCGGTCTCCAGCGACATGGCCGACAAACTCGTGCAGGGATATCGCGCCTGTGTCGGTTATACCGACCGCAACGTCGGCGTACTGCTCGATGAACTGGACCGGCTGAATCTTTCCGAAAACACGATCATCGTGTTGTGGGGCGACCACGGCTGGAACCTCGGTGAACACACCCTGTGGTGCAAGCACTCCTGCTTTGAGACATCGATGCGGGTACCGCTCTATTTTTCCGCACCCATGTCGGAGGGCGTTCAAAGCAATACAAAGTCAGAATCAATCGCAGAATTTGTCGACATCTACCCGACGCTTTGCGATCTCGCCGAACTGCCGAAGCCAAACCATCTGCAGGGGACGACGCTGCTACCGACATTAAGAGACCCCGATGCGACCGTGAAAGATTATGCCGTCGGCCGATACCCGCGCGGCGAGACCGTCACCGACGGACGCTACCGCTTCACAAGTTATCGGGACAAGAAGGGTCGCGAGATTGCCAACATGCTCTACGACCATCGCACCGACCCTGGCGAGAACTTAAATGTGGCGAAGCGACCCGAGAACTCGGAGGTCGTTAAGCAGTTGCGAGATGTGATTGATGAAACGCTCGCCGGCATCGATCCATAA
- the lexA gene encoding transcriptional repressor LexA, whose amino-acid sequence MLDFETTDRPALTERQQKIYDFVREKIVSRGYGPTVRDIGSHFGIRSPNGVMCHLKALEKKGLITREPGKSRAIQLTDPPLGRTTLPLAGQIAAGVPVLAEEQTEAVDFADLFSSDEQFCLKVKGDSMIEAHIQDGDFVVIRKQSTARNGDIVAAIVDGNDATLKYYYKDGSKFRLEPANSSMKPIFTKDLEIRGVLVGVIRQY is encoded by the coding sequence ATGTTGGATTTTGAAACGACGGATCGACCGGCGCTGACAGAACGGCAGCAAAAGATTTATGATTTTGTGCGGGAGAAGATCGTCTCTCGGGGCTATGGCCCGACGGTGCGAGACATCGGTTCTCATTTCGGGATTCGTTCGCCGAACGGCGTGATGTGTCACTTGAAAGCTCTTGAGAAGAAGGGCTTGATCACGCGGGAGCCCGGGAAGTCGCGAGCGATTCAACTGACCGACCCCCCGCTCGGTCGGACCACCCTCCCGCTGGCCGGCCAGATTGCCGCCGGTGTGCCGGTTCTGGCCGAAGAGCAGACTGAGGCCGTCGATTTTGCGGACCTGTTCTCGTCGGACGAACAGTTCTGCCTGAAGGTCAAAGGGGACTCGATGATCGAGGCCCATATTCAGGATGGCGACTTTGTCGTCATTCGAAAGCAGTCGACCGCCCGCAACGGCGACATCGTGGCGGCCATCGTCGATGGCAACGACGCGACGCTGAAGTACTACTACAAAGACGGCAGTAAGTTCCGGCTCGAACCGGCGAACTCCTCGATGAAGCCGATCTTCACCAAAGATTTGGAAATTCGCGGCGTCCTCGTCGGCGTTATTCGGCAGTACTAA